The DNA segment TTGATCTAACTAAGGAGCAATATAAAAAGGCTTTCTTGAAATATCAAGAAGAAGCGAATAGCTTTGGTATAACTGGTATCCTGAACATGTCTGGCAGCCCTGAAAACATGAGTATAATGCAAGAGTTAGAAAAGGAAGGAAAATTGACGATGCGAGTTGCCAACGCCTTCAGATTCAGGCCAGGAACCGATCCAGGTAAAGCAGTTAAAACAGTACTTGATGCTCATAAAAAGTACAATTCGGATTGGCTTCAAATTAATACCGCGAAACTATTCGCCGATGGTGTAACTGAAGGCAAAACTGCCCTTTACCTTGAGCCTTACACTGAGGATGCCGGAATGGGTGAGCACCATCATGGTGAAGCGAATTGGAAAGTTGAAGCATTCAATAAAATGGTTTCGTCGCTAGACAAAGAGGGCATACAACTGCATATTCATGCAATTGGTGATGGAGCTGTTAACACGAGTCTCAATGCCTTTGAACATGCCCGTAAAGTTAACGGGGAACGTGATTCACGTCATACCATTACCCACATCTCATCTATCCAAGATAGCGATATCACACGCATGGCTGAAATGAATGTCATTGCAAGTTTGCAGCCCTTCTGGTTTTACAAGGATCAGTACTATCAATTAGAGAAGGCAATGATCGGTGAGGACCGTGCGCTGGAAATGTATCCAGCCCGGAAACTGTGGGATGCAGGGGTAACTATTGCTAGTAGCAGTGACTATCCTCCAACTCCTGACTACCGCCCACTTAATGGTATAGAGATCGGAATCACTCGAAATAGTCCTTATCCCGAAGAACAGGAAACTAATATGATTCGCAATGGTGCTTATGCGCTTACCGTTGAGGAAATGCTCCAGTCATTCACAAAGAATGTTGCTTATCAATTGTTCCGCGAAGATGATTTGGGCTCCTTGAAGGTTGGCAAGAAGGCTGACATGGTAATTCTTGATCAAGACATTACCAAATCCGATCCTAAGGACATCTCTGATACTCAGGTGGTCTACACTATTGTTGACGGGAAGGTCGTTTACAAAGGAAATAACATCAAACATTAAAGTACTGTTTATCCCTAAGTATATTAGGGCATTTAATATACCCTTTCAGTATGTTATTAAGAACAAGCCTTTCATTCCATAAATCAAATACAAAGTTTGAACAAGATCGAAGACGGTAATAATAGTATCTATCTTCAAACGATAAGCCACCGTTTATTTGTATCTTTCTTGCGATGTTTAGGTTCTTATCTCCTGGTTACAAGGGCAGCAATGGCGATCGGTTCTGTTTGTGTAGTCCTCAACTCTTGGGCTCTAGGATAGAAACTGTTAAGTCATTTATTTGTTTTAAACCTCAACAAACATTCCAAGAAGGCGATTCTAGATTTGATATGGAAGGGAATATCGCGGAGAAATCCATATTTAAGGTTGGGTTCTCAAATGAAATGAGCTTGGGGAGTATCCCCAAGCTCATTTTTGATTCAGCCTACATTTATCAAAATGTATTATGGTAAGAAACCCCCTGACTGTTCTTAACGGGGTGTAAGATAATGGCAGGTCTAATGACTTCATAACACTTTTTCAAATAAGCCTTTATTTATCTTGAGGTCGTTGGATGAACTGATTTCGATCAAAATCTCTTAAAGATGATTCGGAAGCATTGGGAATAAACTCCTCACTCTTATTATATTTGGAATGATTTTGTATCCCCAATGATTTATATCTTATATGAAACTCTTCGTGAAATTCAGGTATCTGTATCTCTTGTTCTGGAGATGACTGTTTCATTCCGGATATCCACGCTTCAAATTTATAAGTTCCTCTATCAATGATTACACACAGATCCTCAAGGGATTGGGTCAACTCATTTAAACAATCCAATCCGTTTCTTAAGATAATCCCTTTTTCTTTTGCTTTTTCAATAGAGTGTTCCAACCTATAAGACTCTGTTTGATAATGAAATTCAATAAAGCAACTATTGCGATCCCAATTAAAATTGTAATCTTCAATTTTTAAACGCTTAATAACCCTCATAAGCTTTCTTTCACAAATATATTGCTCTTTGTGTGGCATCCATTTGAATAGAGCATTCTTGAATAAACCAATCTTGAACACATTATTCACCTTCCTTATTTGTGGCTAGTTTTTTATACAGTACCTTTTACTATCGATTTCTACAAAGTAAGCAAAATTCCTGCTGTAATCGTTTTACATTTATCGACGTTTTTTTTAATAAACCGGGAATCCGACCTCATTTTTCATCATTTTTTAAGCAAAACCTTGATTTCGTTATTTGGAACAACTACTTTGCCATCCAAACAACCTCGATTAAAATTACTGAAGCCGATATATCGAAATCGGTGCTAGACGTTCCAGTCTCACCGCCTCCAGGTTTACTTCGACAGCTATATAATGCTACTGCCCATACCAAAGTTTCTTATAAAATGGCTTTTTCTTTTTTCCTTATCCTTCCGCCTAATTCGAAGCAGTCTTCGTATGTAATCGTGAAGTCGGCTTTATCGTAGCCAATACGGCATTCATTTTGACGATTTGTTCGGTTTGCTCCCACGTTGTAAACTTTGATCTTTCTGCATAAATCTATCGGTCCATCGACGGGGGATCGGGGGAGGTGTACTGTAATTGAATACTTTTAATAAAAAGGAAGAGAAGGATGGATTCTGTTCCTACTCGTGGGCCTTAGCAACCCAACTTAAAAGTTAAGGATTAATACTTTTGTTATTAGGGAAAAGATAAAACAGACAAATTATTGGAGGCATTCTTTTACACGCATCAACGAGTAACAGAATCCATCGAAAATCGCTTCGCCCTAAAAGAAGAAGTACGAGTTCACCCCCTATCCAGCTTATCCATGGGACAATAAGTCTTGGACCGTACAGGTCATTTTTCAGTAGTCTTCTTCTGTGAGAAAACCAATCCAGTGAAAGAAACAGAAGATTGTTGGTTTTGCTGTTAATCCTACTTTGATGAACTTGACATGAAGCCTCTTTTTGCAGCTTATACTTATAAATCGTTATGCTCCCCATACCAAAAGAATTATATTGTAACTTTTTGTAAGATGGTGACTTTATTTGACTAAACTGTCCCACCTTTTCAAAAAACCAGTATACTGTTATTTGTTGTCTTTTGTTTAACTAAGGTAATTAAATTCATGAGAAAAAATAAATGTAAAAGTAACCGAACCAACTTCATGACATAAATGAAGAGCAAAATGTCCACAGACATAATCAGGACATATCTTGAAACAAGAACAAAAGCGCAAGCGCCGCGGTAGACACGACAAGCATAAGACAAGCGGCGCAGTGGAGTCGTATTTCTCCACGGAGGCGGTTGACTTATGTCTCGAGTGTCTGGGCGCTGGAGCTAGATGTGGCTAACTTCATGTAAGCTTATCCACAGGCAAATATTTTTATAATTTCCTAGACAATAAAAAAACCAAGGTGTTGGGGCACCTTGGATAAAAACAGAATGAGCTTGAAAAGATATTACCGGCCCTTTTGTTGTAGAAACGCTATCAGCATACCAAAGCTCAACATTATGCTTATCGCTTCAAACGGAGTCACAGTAATCACCTCACTACGAGAGAATTACTCATTCTGTGCATAGGACATGCACTGTCATTGTAGCATATATTACACATAAATTTCAGAATTTTTCAAATACAGGTAAAAACTACCTAGACCTAAGAAATTATCAATTGGATTTACAATTTATCCTTAACATCTTTGGGCCTTGAACCCATTTTTAAGGAAAATAAAGGGTTTAGTATGTTGTAATATAACATTATCCTCCATTATATATATTATATCTAATATCCTACTAATATGGATTGGAATAACGATTTTTTCATGTTTAAAAGATTAGAAAAGGAAAACTGATGTGTCGATAAAATGCTTATGAGCACTGGCCAAAAATAACTTTATTTATTCTTCTATATAGACGGGAAATTATTTCTTTATAGCGTTAGATTCTGACTAATCCTACTAGCTTTCGCAGTTTTTATTGTTGGAATATTCGCTTCCGTACATGAGCGAACAACTCACTTTCTTGGTATAACATTAATCGTTCCTTTTTGAATCATACCAAAATGCTCCGGGTATGCCCCCACCCTACTCTATTAATCGTTAGCTGCCTTACTTCTAAAAGTGCCCTTCACATGTCAATGTTTCCTTCGAAATTCGGCCGTCATCAAGAAAAAGGAACACCGTCATGGGTACGGCGATATCCTTCCCATGACTTTTGCCCAATCTCCCCCAACTAAGCATCGTACGAACTAACAATTTTCTTTGCTTGCCTTATCACAGGATAATCAACCATTTCCCCATCTACTTCAATCGCCGCAATCCCTTTTTCTTCAGCCTCACGGAAGGCATCAATAACGCGCTTGGCTTTCTCGACTTCTTCTTCTTTCGGAGTAAAAATCTCGCTGGCTAAAGCTATTTGCGCTGGATGAATCAATAGCTTCCCCTGAAATCCTAACCCCTTGGATTGCCTTGCTTCT comes from the Halobacillus shinanisalinarum genome and includes:
- a CDS encoding amidohydrolase, which produces MKYQEEANSFGITGILNMSGSPENMSIMQELEKEGKLTMRVANAFRFRPGTDPGKAVKTVLDAHKKYNSDWLQINTAKLFADGVTEGKTALYLEPYTEDAGMGEHHHGEANWKVEAFNKMVSSLDKEGIQLHIHAIGDGAVNTSLNAFEHARKVNGERDSRHTITHISSIQDSDITRMAEMNVIASLQPFWFYKDQYYQLEKAMIGEDRALEMYPARKLWDAGVTIASSSDYPPTPDYRPLNGIEIGITRNSPYPEEQETNMIRNGAYALTVEEMLQSFTKNVAYQLFREDDLGSLKVGKKADMVILDQDITKSDPKDISDTQVVYTIVDGKVVYKGNNIKH
- a CDS encoding putative holin-like toxin encodes the protein MITVTPFEAISIMLSFGMLIAFLQQKGR